Proteins encoded in a region of the Flammeovirga yaeyamensis genome:
- the rsgA gene encoding ribosome small subunit-dependent GTPase A, giving the protein MEKKISNASLGFQKNILNKFQGFDENDFARVIEEHKERYVVQNEQGSFSAEITGQLRFTASDRSDFPVVGDWVRIQIFDEDKALIHEVAHRERALKRQAVGRDAEVQYIASNIDTAFIVEAVNRDFNLNRMERYMTLCYDAGIHPVFILNKVDLISENKLEEMKFEIENRLFDIDLICTSATSYEGMSLMKVTIEEAKTYCFLGSSGVGKSSLINALFDDQFLVTGAIGEGTDRGKHTTTSRSLHVLPSGGILIDNPGTREVGMVSDNDGLSTTYSYIEELADQCRFSDCTHTHERGCAVIEAVNNDEIPEEAYQNYLRLGREQAHFESTVAERRKKGKDLARMVKDVKRLKNR; this is encoded by the coding sequence TTGGAAAAGAAAATTTCTAATGCCTCATTAGGCTTCCAAAAAAATATTTTAAATAAATTTCAAGGATTTGATGAAAACGATTTCGCAAGAGTCATTGAGGAACATAAAGAACGTTATGTAGTCCAAAATGAACAAGGATCATTTTCAGCAGAAATTACTGGTCAACTCCGATTTACGGCTTCGGATCGATCCGATTTCCCCGTGGTAGGCGACTGGGTAAGAATTCAAATTTTTGATGAAGACAAGGCGTTGATTCACGAAGTAGCCCACCGAGAGCGTGCCCTTAAGCGTCAAGCAGTAGGTAGAGATGCAGAGGTGCAATACATCGCCTCGAATATCGATACTGCTTTTATTGTCGAAGCTGTCAATCGTGATTTTAACCTCAACCGTATGGAACGTTACATGACGCTCTGTTATGATGCTGGTATACATCCGGTATTTATTTTGAACAAAGTGGACTTGATTTCTGAAAATAAACTAGAGGAAATGAAGTTTGAGATCGAAAACCGATTATTTGATATTGACTTGATATGTACATCAGCTACTTCTTATGAAGGAATGAGTTTGATGAAAGTAACCATAGAAGAAGCCAAGACCTATTGTTTTCTAGGTTCTTCGGGTGTAGGTAAATCAAGCCTTATCAATGCATTATTTGATGATCAATTTCTAGTGACAGGAGCAATAGGAGAGGGGACAGATAGAGGTAAACATACGACCACCTCACGATCGCTTCATGTTTTGCCTTCTGGAGGTATTCTGATTGATAACCCCGGAACAAGAGAAGTTGGGATGGTATCAGATAATGATGGTTTGAGCACCACTTATTCTTATATCGAGGAATTAGCCGATCAATGTCGTTTCTCCGATTGTACACATACTCACGAGAGAGGTTGTGCAGTGATCGAAGCAGTCAATAACGATGAAATTCCTGAAGAAGCGTATCAGAACTATTTGAGATTAGGTCGAGAACAAGCCCATTTTGAATCGACAGTTGCTGAACGTCGTAAGAAAGGGAAGGATTTGGCTCGGATGGTGAAAGATGTCAAACGATTGAAGAATAGATAA
- a CDS encoding DUF5522 domain-containing protein — translation MSSEKLKEGEDYYIENGLYVFTKAYHIKRGYCCKNQCKHCPWGFKKNKKRISII, via the coding sequence ATGAGCAGCGAGAAATTAAAAGAAGGAGAAGATTATTATATCGAAAATGGCTTGTATGTTTTTACAAAAGCGTATCATATAAAAAGAGGATATTGCTGTAAAAACCAATGTAAACACTGCCCTTGGGGATTCAAGAAGAACAAGAAAAGAATCTCAATTATTTAA